The nucleotide sequence CTTCAGCATTCTGGTGGAGAGCCTGGGAGAGGGGGACGCGGCCGTCCCGATGACGGTCGAGGTCTCGCGATACCAATCAACTGGCGGAGTCTTCGGGCGGGCTGGCGGTGCGGCCCTGGCCACGAAGATCCAGTAGCGCTAAACCCTACTGGCAGCCGCGCCCCGGCGCGGCTGCCTGCTCGTTTGCAGACGTCCGGCCCGCTAGAACCCCAAACACCCGCTTCGCGTCAGCTTCTTTGTGTGATCGATCGGTTTGCCCTAGGATCGATCTCAGCTAGCTGGAGTGAAGCGGTGATTCCTTACCACGACGAAAACGCAACGCAACGGACCGCCATTGTCACGCTCGCGGTGATCGCGATCAATGTGGGGATGTGGCTGCTCATCCAAGGCGCGGGCTCTCCGCTCTGGTTGGCCAGATCGGTATGTAACCTGGGGCTCATTCCGGGGGAGCTGACCGGCGCCCTCACCCCGGGGACCGGTTTCGCGATGGGCGAAGGCCTCGTCTGCCTTACCGACCCCGGCCCCCAGCTCACCAACGTGATCACGTCGATGTTCCTGCACGGCTCATGGATGCACCTGATCGGCAACATGTGGTTTCTGTGGCTGTTCGGGAACAACATCGAGGATTCGATGACGCGGCCGCGCTTCGTGGCCTTCTATCTCTTGTGCGGGCTTGGCGCTGCGCTGCTGCAGGTGGTGACCGAGCCTGATTCCGGAGTCCCGATGGTCGGTGCGTCAGGCGCGATCAGCGGCGTGATGGGCGCGTACTTGGTCCTCTATCCCAAGGTTCGCGTGTTCACCATCGTGCCGCTCGGGTTCTTTCTCACCTCGGTGGCCTTGCCCGCCTGGGTCATGCTCGGCTATTGGGTGCTGCTTCAATTCCTTGGGGGCTTTTCGCGAATCGGTGGCGAAGGCGGGGGCGTCGCGTTCTGGGCGCACGTCGGCGGCTTCGTGGTGGGGCTGATCCTCATCAAGCTGTTCACACGGCCCGACCATTTTGCCGCGCATCGGTCGCACCATTGGCAGCCACGCCATGTTGGATGGCGATGAGATCGCAAAGGTGTCAGCACCACCGGGAGCCGGCCCAGCCGTGACCCTCCGCTCGAGATTTCAGACAGCCCTTTCGCAAGGCCCTAAGCCAACGTCCGGCCCCGGCCGATAGCTTTGGGGTGTGGGCCCTATTGCGTCTGATACTCACCAGGTGTAATCTACCTTTCCCCCAGGATTCTACTTAACTGAACTATCGCTAAGTAGGAGCTCGACGGAAGGTCCCACACCGGTCGGCGAGGGCCACCCGGACTTGGCCGCGCTCGCGACGTCTGCGTCGCGACCGCGGCGATCTGCGAAGGGGTGCCCACATCTCGCGCCTGCCCGGTACGGAGCAGGTGACAGACAGACGGAGGATGGTGGCTCATGAGACGGACACATTTTTCCTGGCCTTCCGGCCGCGTCCCGACCCAGCTGCGCATCGCGGGACTCGCGCTGGTGCTTTTTGCCGGGCTGTCCACGGTTTTGAGCGCGCTGCCGATAGGCGGCTTTGCGTTCTATGCGGCGTATACCAACCTGAACATCGGCGGAACGCCCGTCGGGAACGTGCAACACCTCCGGCAGAATCTGCCTGCAGGGGGTTGCATCCTTGGTCCCATAACGCCGTGTAGCACCTTCCCAACGAGTTGGCACCCCAGTACCGCCAACGCCAACATGCCCACGCTGCTGAATAGTGGGGAACACATCGTGTCCCTCGCGTCAGGGGACCCGGATGGGAACGTCATCCTGATGCGAGTGCAGGGCCCCGATCGGTTTGTGCTCTTCCCGTACCCAATCTCGAGCCCCGGCGCAGGCACGACGGGATTCTTCCGTGTTGGGAGCTTCACGCTGGAGGGTGTCCTGGGTCCGGCGGGGTTCAGGACGACCGCGACGTTTCCGGCGGCCGGGTCCGACTGGTTCCCGACCGTGCTCGACCCCACCCTCTTCGCGCAAGCGCCACCCAATGTCCGGCTCGAGATCGAGGGTCTTGGCACGGTCTTTCTTCATGAGACCGAGAGAGAGCAGAGCGGCAATCAAACCATCGTTCGCGCCAACGGTGTTCGCTTCGACTTCGATCTCACGACCGTTCCAGACGCGGGTGTCCCCACGCCGATCATCGGTGAGTTTGTCCTGGGTCATGTCGAGATGTCTGCCGAGCGTCCGATTGTCGGTGACATCTCGGCCGGCTCGGGCGGACCAGGCACGCCCATCACCATCACGGGAAGCGGATTCAGACCTGGCGAGACCAGCGTTGATATCGGCGGCGTCCCCGCAACGGATGTCGAGGTCGAGAGCCCGACGGAGCTGACCGCCACTGTGCCTGAGTTGCTTGGCGGCACCTGGCCGGTCAACGTGACGACCCCGGTCGACCGGTTCTCCCTCCCGGATGCTTTTACGTCTGTCAATCCAACCCCAGGCCTGCCGGTTGCCGGCGAGGCGTTCGCCGTCATGAGTCGGATCAATCCCGTCTCCACGCCGGCGAATCCCTTGCCATTTGTCGGCCCAGTCGTCTACGGTCCATGGCCGGCTGCCGAGCTCCCAGAGGGTGGCGGAAGCGAATCCGAATCGCTCGGCCTCATGCCCGCGATTCCGGGCGCCAACCGCATACCGGGTCGGTTGCTGGATGCAGAGGGCCTCGAGGCGACCACAGAAGGCGGCCCGGCGAGCCCTTCCCTCGAGAGCGTTGCCTCCAGCGGCCCATTCAACATCGGTAATGGCCTCCTGGAAGCGGAGGGGGCCCTCGTCCGCTGCGCGCGGGAACCGAGCGGGCCCGTCTGCATCACGAGCTTCGTGAACCTGACGAGCAGCGAGCTCGGGGACCTGCCGGCGACACCCGAGCCGAATACCTCGCTCGAGATTCCTGGCCTGGGCGAAGTCGTCCTCAATTTCTACTCGGATGTCGTCGAGGACGGCATGCGTTTGGCAACCGCGACAGGCATCCGCGTCAACCTGAATATTCCAGGTGTGGCGACCGGGGACCTCTTCTTCCTGCGCGCGGCCATTGCGATCCAGTCCACGGACGTCTCCGGGCCGCTGGTACCGAACACTGGTCCCGAAACCGGCGGCACCATCGTCACGATTCCAGGGACCGGGTTCATTGACCCGATCGAGGTGACCTTCGGTGGAGTGCCGGTCCTCGACGTGACGGTCGACAGCGCGACCCAGGTCACAGCCATCACGCCACCGCATGCACCGGGCGCTGTCGATGTCGTCGTGACCAGCCCCGGCGGGAGCGAGACGCTGTCCGACGCCTTCACCTACACGCCGGCACCAGCGCCCACAGCCAGCAGTATCGTGCCAACGACCGGCCCGGTCGCCGGCGGCATCCTGGCCACGATTACCGGCACGAACTTCTTCCCCGGTACCACGGTGACCTTTGGCACCACACCATCACCGATGGTCACGGTCCTCAAGCCGGAGCCCGGTTCAGATGAAATGACACTGCAGGCGCGCGTCCCGGCCGCAAGCGCTCCGGGGCCCGTGAGCGTCGTTGTCACGACCCCGCGAGGCTCCTCGTCGCCGCTTGGCCTCACGTTCACCTACACGAGCACGCCCGTGACACCACCCAGCATCACAGGTGTCTCGCCGCCCTCAGGTGACGCCGGCACGGAGGTCACGGTCAGCGGCGCCGGCTTCGACCCCGGCGCGACCGTAACGATCTGCAGCCAGGTCGTCACACCGGATTCCGTGTCCGGCACCCAGGTCGTCTTTGCGGCACCGACCTGCTCCACGGGCGGACCGCAGGACGTCACCGTGACCAACCCGAATGGTGGCACCGACACACTGCCTGCGAGCTTCGCGTACCCGGGCTCGGGCGTCAGTCTGCCCGCAATCAGCAGCGTCAGCCCCTCCACTGGCCCCGTGGCAGGCGGCACGCTCGTGACGATCTCCGGCGCGAACTTCCTCGCTGGGACGACGACGGTACACTTTGGTGGAACGCCCTCACCAGCCGTCAATGTGCTCAACCCGACGACCCTTCAGGTACAACTGCCGGCCGCAGCTGGCGCACAAGAAGGCGCGGTCGACGTCGTCGTGGCGACGCCGATAGGCTCGGTCACGCTGGCCGGCGGATTCACCTACACCGCCGAACCTGGACCGACACCACCGCCGTCGATCACCGATATCTCGCCGTCTCAGGGTAACGCCGGGACCGTGGTCACGATTACCGGCACGGGCTTCCAGCCCGACGCGACCGTCACGATCTGCGCGCAGACCGTGACGCCCACAGGAGTCGGCGAGACCGCGATCACCTTCACGGCGCCGTTCTGCCTGCTGGCTGGGGCGCAGAACGTCACCGTCACCAACCTGGACGGGACAAGCGACACCGTGCCTGCGGCGTTCACATACGGGGTCGCCGGTCCGCCGACCATTGACAGCGTTGCGCCGCCGTCAGGTCCGGTGGGTGGCGGCACGGTCGTCACGGTCACCGGGTCGAACTTCGGTGGCGCCGCGGTGACCTTCGGTGGCGTGGAGGCAACGACCGTCGTGCTCAGCTCGACGACACTGCTGGTAGACACGCCACCGGCGCCGGGCGGATCGCCTGGGCTGGTCGACGTCGTGGTCACCACCGCCAATGGGTCCGCGACACTGGACGATGGCTTCGCATACTTCGGATCAGCCGTTACGCCGCCGGAGATTACGAGCCTCGAGCCAACGACTGGCGATGCGGGGACGGACGTGACCATCACCGGCACCGGCTTCCAGGACGGTGCGACGGTGACGATCTGCGGGCAGGTTGTCGCCACGGTCTTCATGGATCCGACGGAGGTCGTGTTTGCTGCGCCGCTCTGCTTGGCTGGCGGACCGCAGGACGTCAGCGTCATGAATCCGGACTTCGGGAGCGATACGCTGCCCGCCGGCTTCACCTACGCGGGGCTGCAGCCCCCAACGGCGTCCAGCATCAATCCGACGTTTGGACCGGCCGGAGGCGGGACCATCGTTACTATCACGGGCACGAACTTCGTCCCCGGGACACCCGGGACAACGGTGGCGTTTGGCGCGGGCACACCGCAGTCTGCGGTTATCCTGAACTCGACCACGTTGCAGGTCACCACGCCGCCAGCGCCGGGACCGGTACCCCTGCAGGTCGATGTGACGGTCACGACACCGGGAGGCAGCGCCGTGCTGCCGGACGGCTTTACCTACGTCTCTGGTCCTGGTGCGCCACCGACCATCACGGATATCTTGCCGCCGGAAGGTGACGCCGGAACACCCGTGACGATTACCGGCGCGGGCTTCCAGCTCGGTGCGACCGTCACCATCTGCGGCCGGATGGTGACACCGGCGTCGGTGAGCGCGATGGAAATCGTCTTCACCGCGCCGCTGTGTCCAGCAGGTGGCCCGCAGACCGTGACAGTGACGAACCCGGATGGCGGTTTCGCCACGCAGCCGGGCGGGTTCACATACCCACCCGCTCCGCCGACGATCGACAGCATTACTCCACAAGCCGGTCCGGTCACGGGTGGAATTACCGCAACCATCACCGGCACGGGCTTCGTCCCCGGGGACACGGAAGTGAGCTTCGGTGGGGCGAGCTCGCCGGCGGTCAGCGTTCTGAGCTCCACGACGCTCCAGGTCGAGCTCCCGCCCGCACCGGGTGGCAACACCGGCCCCGTCGATGTCGTGGTGACCACATCGGGTGGGTCCGACACGCTGCCGAACGGCTTCAGCTACATTGCCGGAGGCATCACGCCACCGAGCATCACGGATGTGTTTCCCATCACTGGCTCGGTGGGCACGCCGGTCACCGTCACCGGCGACGGCTTCCAGCCCGGCGTGACGGTCACCATCTGTAATCAGGTGGTAGTGCCCGTGACGGCCAGTACGACGCTACTCACCTTCATCGCGCCAGGCTGCCCGCAGGGTGGACCGCAGGCTGTCACTGCCCTCAATCCTGACGGCGGTAGCGATACGGTGCCTGATGCGTTCACCTACGGCGTGGTTGGTCCGCCGACGATCGTGAGCGTTACGCCGCCGTCTGGTCCTGTCAGCGGGGGAACGACCGTGACGATCACGGGGACGAACTTCAACGGCACCAGCGTGGCCTTTGGAGGCGTCGACGGGACCAACCTCACGGTGCTGAGCTCGACGACGCTGGTGGTCGACACGCCGCCGGCGCCAGGCGGGTCGACCGGCAGTGTGGACGTCGTTGTCACCACGGAGAACGGGTCGGCAATGTTCCAGGCGGGGTTCACGTACTTTGGGACGAATGTCATACCCCCGGAGATCACGAGCGTCGACCCGGCATCCGGCAACGCGAGCGAGAACGTGACGGTCATGGGAACAGGCTTCCAGCTGAACGCCACCGTGACCATCTGTGGCCAGATTGTGGCGACGGTGTTCGGAAGCGCGACCGAGGTGAGCTTCACCGCGCCGTCCTGCCTGGTTGGTGGACCGCAGGACGTTACGTTGAGGAACCCGGACTTCGGGAGCGATACGCTGCCTGCCGGGTTCACGTATGGATCGTTGCAGCCGCCGACGGTGTCCAACATCAACCCGACGTTTGGACCGCCGGACACGGTGGTCACGATCACGGGCACCAACTTCGTGCCTGGAACGACGGTGACATTTGGCTCGGCGCCACCGTCGCCAGTGATCATCTTCAACTCCACCACGGTGCAGGTGACCACGCCGCCCGCGCCAGGACTTCCGCCTCTTGTGGTCAACGTGACGGTGACCACACTCGGAGGTGACTTCACCCTGCCGAACGGCTTCACCTACTCCGGTCCCGGCACGCCGGTCGACAGCGACGGCGATGGGATGTCCGACGAGGATGAGATCAACTACGGGTTGGATCCGAACGATCCGACCGATGCGCAGGAGGATCCAGACGGCGACGGCATCCCCAACATCGATGAAGTCAATGGTGATCCGCCGTCGCACCCGCGAGGGTTCTTCGTGCAGTATCTCGCCGAGGGTGCCATCGGGTTCTTCAACACCCAGGTGGGCATCTTCAACCCGAACGGTTCGGTGCCGGAGCGCGTGCTCGTGACGCTGTTCCCAGAGCCGCCACACGAGGCGGTCGGGCTGCCGTTCATGCTTGATCCCATGGGACGGCAGACCATCGACGTCGGCGCCGAGCTCGCCGACCTCCCACCAACCGGCGTGTCGATCCGGGTCGAGTCCGACGAGCCGGTCTCGACGATGCGGCAGATGCTCTGGGACAATCCAACGACGCCGTATGGAGGCACGCTGGAGAGCGGCTCACCCATGCCGTCGAGGACATGGTTCTTCGGCGAGGGTGCGACCTACATCTTCGACCTGTTCTACCTGATCGTGAACCCGAACCTGACGCCCGCCAACGTCACGATCCGCTACCTGCGAGCTGAGGGCGACCCGATCACGCAACAGATCGAGGTGCCGGCTTCCTCGCGCAGCACGATTCTCGCGAACCAGGTACCAGGTCTGGAGTTCGCGGAGGTATCGGCGGTCATCGAGTCCGACCAGCCGGTTGTCGCGGAGCGGGCGATGTACTTGAGCCTCTCGGGCAGGCCGTTCGACGCGGGCCAAGCCGGAGTTGGCGTGACCGAACCCAGTATGGAGTGGTTCCTGGCGGAGGGGGCGACGAACTTCTTCGACACCTTCGTCTCGATGGGGAACCCGAACGACGAAGAGGCTCACATCTTGATCACGTATCAGCTGCCCGACGGCAGCACGCTGAACAAGCAGCATGAAATACCTGCGCAGTCGCGACGGACGATCCTCGTCGAATCAGAGGATCCGCGGCTCGTGGACACTGCCATGGCGATCAGCGTGAGATCCTCGAACGTGCCCATCATCGTCGAACGGGCGATGTGGTGGGGGCCGACCGCCGAATCCTGGTACGAATCCCACTCGGCGCTCGGCTCCACCGAGACCGGAACGCTCTGGGCCGTTGCCGAGGGGGCCTCGGGAGGTCCGGCGGCTGAAGACACCTACCTCTTGGTGTCGAACACGTCACCGGAGCTTGCCTGGGTGCGGTTCACGATCTGCTACGACGGCGACGACGGCGGTGGCAGTGGCGGTGGC is from Luteitalea sp. and encodes:
- a CDS encoding rhomboid family intramembrane serine protease, translating into MWLLIQGAGSPLWLARSVCNLGLIPGELTGALTPGTGFAMGEGLVCLTDPGPQLTNVITSMFLHGSWMHLIGNMWFLWLFGNNIEDSMTRPRFVAFYLLCGLGAALLQVVTEPDSGVPMVGASGAISGVMGAYLVLYPKVRVFTIVPLGFFLTSVALPAWVMLGYWVLLQFLGGFSRIGGEGGGVAFWAHVGGFVVGLILIKLFTRPDHFAAHRSHHWQPRHVGWR